The Dehalobacter sp. genomic interval TATCCCAGATTTTTGATTGTAGGCGGAGGCGAACAGCAGTTCTACAGCTCCACTTTCGTCATGCAGAATGCCTCTTTTGTAAGAGTTAGTAATATCCAGTTGGGATATACCTTTCCTAAAAATATAGTCCAGAAAATTTGGATGTCAAATCTTTATGTTTATGTAAACGTAAAAAATCCCTTTACTTTCGACCGTTTCAGAGAAGGTTGGGACCCGGAAATGGGTAGCGGATATCCTTCTGTACGATATTTTAATGCGGGTTTTAATGTTAATTTTTAATGGACAATGAAAATGAAAAAGTTAAATATATCGAATAAATATACAAGCGTTTTGCTTTGGATGGTTCTGTTTGTTTCAGGCTGGTTGTCTGGATGCGACATTTTGGATAAAGATCCGTTGGACAGCCTGTCAACCGGTACATTTTGGAAAACGGAGAACGATGCAATATTGGGATTGA includes:
- a CDS encoding TonB-dependent receptor, with amino-acid sequence YPRFLIVGGGEQQFYSSTFVMQNASFVRVSNIQLGYTFPKNIVQKIWMSNLYVYVNVKNPFTFDRFREGWDPEMGSGYPSVRYFNAGFNVNF